A DNA window from Impatiens glandulifera chromosome 7, dImpGla2.1, whole genome shotgun sequence contains the following coding sequences:
- the LOC124910688 gene encoding tetraspanin-8-like has product MFRLSNNLVGILNFITFLLSIPILWAGVWLSKQGATECERFLDKPVIALGVFLMVVSLAGLIGACFRVTWLLWVYLVVMFLLIVILFCFTIFAFAVTNKGAGENISGKGYKEYRLGDYSNWLQKRVSSTKNWNKIQSCIKDSNVCQSLIGSQTPADQFFKEHLSSLQSGCCKPSNDCNFQYVNATTWTESTNSTSDKNPDCKVWQNDSNVLCYGCQSCKAGLLDNLKRDWKKVAVVNIIFLIFLIIVYSIGCCAFRNNRKDNHYYPTR; this is encoded by the exons ATGTTTCGATTAAGCAATAACCTAGTTGGGATATTAAATTTCATAACTTTCCTCCTCTCGATCCCAATCCTCTGGGCCGGAGTATGGCTAAGCAAGCAAGGTGCGACCGAGTGCGAGCGTTTCCTAGACAAGCCAGTAATAGCGCTTGGAGTCTTTCTAATGGTCGTTTCCCTTGCGGGTCTCATCGGTGCTTGCTTCCGCGTCACATGGCTACTCTGGGTTTATCTTGTAGTCATGTTCTTACTTATCGTCATCCTCTTCTGCTTCACAATTTTCGCTTTTGCTGTGACCAACAAGGGTGCTGGTGAGAATATCTCGGGTAAAGGTTATAAGGAGTATCGTCTTGGTGATTACTCTAATTGGCTTCAGAAACGGGTTAGCAGTACTAAGAATTGGAATAAAATCCAGAGTTGTATAAAGGACAGCAACGTTTGCCAAAGCTTGATCGGATCTCAAACACCCGCTGACCAATTCTTCAAGGAACATTTATCCTCTTTACAG TCTGGGTGTTGTAAGCCATCGAATGATTGCAACTTTCAATATGTAAACGCAACAACTTGGACTGAGTCAACCAATTCAACAAGTGATAAGAATCCTGATTGCAAAGTGTGGCAAAATGACTCAAATGTATTGTGTTATGGTTGCCAGTCTTGCAAGGCTGGGTTGTTGGATAATCTGAAGCGTGACTGGAAGAAGGTGGCGGTGGTGAACATTATATTCCTCATCTTCCTTATCATTGTTTATTCAATTGGGTGCTGTGCTTTCAGGAATAACAGGAAGGATAATCACTATTATCCAACTAGATAG